Below is a genomic region from Helianthus annuus cultivar XRQ/B chromosome 2, HanXRQr2.0-SUNRISE, whole genome shotgun sequence.
ttatcatcattttgctccccgcctctaactccatccaaaaaatccattaactagaagggtattttggtaatttcataGATAAAAGCAAGGGCATACAAGTCTTTTCACCTAAATAAacctataacttgtttatttacatgtatataagtaattCTTTTCTGATCCCCCATCTTTCCAAGTTCCAACCACTCTTTTTATCGGCCACCACCATCCACAACCATCCACCACCTGCAACTACCACCTGCTGACCACAACTAACGCGGCTTTTAACTAAACGTTTTAATTGAGTTAGAGCCAGGGAGTAAACTACCGAAAGACCCCTACTTTTAATTGAAcgttttaactgagttagagccagggagcaaactggcgacaaactcgaaagatcaaggaggaaaatgactatttttaaactaatggagcAAAActgttaaaatgaccaaaccagaGGGAGCAAAATGAACGTTAACTCTTTTTTAAATTACAATAATCAGACAGTTCACTATAGTAAGAAATATTCTAACAACAACTAACTCAAACTTTAGGAAGTGTTGGTTACCGAGTAGCCATCATGCGGCCTCAGTTGAGGAGCTTGGCTCATAGACCTAGTGAGCCTTCGATGGCTTGAAGCTGTGGGTCTTTGATAAGAAGCAACCCGATCATTGCCATTATTCATGCTCCTAGATTTTGGTTGACTAGCAGAACTCCGGGAAAAATCTATATCACTCTGCAATATATACACATGATTTGGTCAGCTATATAAAAATACACAAAACATGAATCCAACAATTCTAGAAATTAGAAAACCATATAAAAAAATCTAATGCCCTTAGCGGTGGTTGATATAGACTACAAAGTGGGTACAAAGGAGCGTTGAGTTGAGTGTTTTTTAATGAAAAGTCAGATTAAAACAAAAACATGGTTTCCACAATGTTCCACTGACTATATCAACTGATGCCAAAGCAGGTTCACTTGATAAAGAAAGCTGATATGTAAATGAGATGCAGCTTTCAGTTGTACAGAAAGTTTATTTAATGGCACAGGGCAATGCCATAAATAGGTGAAGCCGTCACCTCATGCTTTGCATCTAGGCTTTCGAAACCTAAATGCCTGTGAGCGCAtatcgctttttaaaaccaagcttCCATGATTTCATATCACAATAAACAATGAGATATTTTCAAATCCATATGCCTATGTCATATCACTGGTTCTATAGTTACTTCTCCACAATAAACATACATCTCTAATCGAAAATCCAGGTTCTCGCTAATCCTCCTATAACAGTATAACGTCTAGTTTCATAGAATTTTCTTAAAAAATTGGCATTATACCTAATCAACGAACCAAAATCACTAAACAAACACACCTCATTTAAGTTATCTCATATCACAATGAACAAATGAAATACTCTCAAATCGGCTCGAACTCGATTGGAGCTGGCttggctcgagctcgaatttcaaatcgagctgagattttaggctcgagctcgactcgattagagttcgagctagctcggctcggctcgatctagctcgaagtaacaaagaaccgcaaaatttactacttaaaaagtCCTTAAAAATGAATTTATTCATAGACTAAAGGCCATAATTGTCATTTgatttaaccatatggctaaatatgcaagtataaatagttaattcagtttgtacattgtctttaccttcttttatagggaagacactcccttagtttttgtttctaagcgatgtgggacaaaaacaatgaaggatgtaaaccttatcgagccagctcacgagtcgagccaggccaagctcgagctcggctcgtttacaaaccgagccgagccgagctggctcgtttacaaccgagccaatttcgagccgagctttcttcgagcttttttcgagcgagctgccagccacgagttttttgaacacccctatgtGTCACTGGTTCTATACTTTGTTTTCTAATTGATAATCCAGCTTCTGGCTAATCCTTCTATAAGGTCTAGTTTCACGAAATTCTCTTCGAAAATTAGCTTTATTCTTAATCAATAAACCAAAAGCACTAAACAAACACACTTCATTTCACTAACACCTCATGTAACCACTCTACAAACTTAACAACAGCATACAATTCACTAATTAAGTATCATATTATACCTCAGAGTCACTAATCTGATGCCGAGCAACCGAAACCGAACGCCTCCTCCTCAAATCACCATTCGAAACAACCCTAGCTTCACTAACAGCATTAGAAGCAGTAAAATTACCATCGTTTCGTCTGGAAACAGATCTACCACGCCTCTGAGAATACGAATTCGAAACCGCACCACCACTACCAGCAACAGCTGAATTCACACCACTACGACACCTCGAAACGGACCGAGAACGCCGTCGCGACTCCACCGGCGTTAACTCCGGCTTCACACGATCTCTCCGGCTGGTTCTACTGCTCACACTCTCATCATCAAACTCCGAACCGTTCGAAAAAAACTCAATCGCGAGATCATCGAGGCTAATTTCCGGAAAATCGGAGCCTCTGAAGTTGCGTGTTGGAGTAGGAACAACGGCTGATTCGATATCCGGTTGAATCGGCCGTGAGAATCTGCTGACGCTTCTGGAACGGCGGTGAGGTTTGGAAGATGAAGATGCCGGTGAATCGTCGGTTGACGGGGAAGATGTAGTGATCGGAGGTCTTCTGGTGGTGGATTTGAACGCCGATGTAGCCATCGGTGATGATTTTTGCAAGTGATTTGTGGATGATTTGGTTTTACAGGATGGATTTCAgaggtgatgaactagggttttggtgGAGAAGACGAAGGTTTTCAAATTGGGGCGGATTACGTGAGGATTAAGAATGTTTTGTTTTGAATTTGAAAATTATTTTGGTTTGTTTAAGACAGTGATTGTGTAAATATTAAAACAGGAAAAAAAGCGTTAATTTCAAACCTAAAATAAGTTGAAAATTGTTACCCAACTTTCCAAATTTGGGTTCGAGGTTCAAGTCTTTCTCATATCCACCAGATCAAACGGAGTATttcgagagtaacccgagtccattATCAATTTCGGTAAAAACCTGTTAACTCACTCGCCCGTAGACACGACAGCGAAATTATTGGTAAAACTCGTTTGGCTTAAGGATCAAACCTAGGTTTCtatgggtctcctatcattgcccacgaATATTTGACTCTGCACAAAATGAGAGTTGAACCTGTACCTCCTAAAAGAAATTTATATCTTCCATCACTTGATCTAAAGATAATGCATTGGCTCACAGACGTGAGTTGTATTTTATTATTGGGTTTACCCGGTGATGAGGATTTTATTGATAGTTAAAAAGGATTAGACCACACATAAGTTGGAAATTGTTAgaattgtagttttgtatcatGTGATTTTAATTTTATGTGGTTCTCAACATATGCTATTTTCTAAATTAGCATGCTATCACATGTAATAAAATATATGATAAAGGACcaattttaaataaaacaaaatatgtAAGTTTTAATCACACTTTTGATCAATAAACAATGTTAATATATAATCCTAAAAGTGAGTTAGAAAACGTGACATTTTAAGGTTATATAATATAATGTATTGGTTATAGTAGATTAATAAAATCAAAACAGATGAGCATTTGGTATCGATACTCATTTTCTCTGTTTTTTGGTACTAGTATCAATACCGAACTGGTATATTCGATACCAATATCCACTTTTCCTGTTTTTCAGTACGATACTTTCGATACCGAACGGATACTGTGTGATCCCTACAAAATATTAGAAAAACATGGAGATGACTAGATGAGTCACATGACACAAATGAAAGTCACATAAATGGGACATTAATTATGACAATCTATTACGATATAATGGATGGAGAGGTAGGTAACCACTAACCAGTGTCACTCTTCAACTTTGTCCAACTAACAATTGATATTTATTTTtccaataataacaataaaaaggCGGTGTTAAACTTTTAATCGAGTTAGTTGACGAGTTAGTCGGTTAAAGTGAAGAAGATTTTAGAAGATTTAAGTCTAAAACGAGATTCTTTGAATAAAAAATAGAGGCACACCAATCTTTCCACAACATCGACCTAAGCTTAGGGTTCTAAATGAACCGCACCGAATGGAGCTTTGTTCATGTTCGTATGTTTAGTATTGTACTTGTTCACAAACACATCTCAAACAAAAatccttgttcgtgtttgttcatttattaatAACTGAACTTGTTTACGAACGGttcacaaacacaaacgaacttaTACCATTataagaaataattaaacaacattctatggacgtagtttttaaaaggcttagttttgctattcaaaaaggggtagcggcgcagcttgtagtccgtttaccaactatctcgatgtaaattattatATTCGAAATAATCCAGAACATTTAGACataatcaccttgttaaacattTGATTTGATATAATAAGCATAAACATATTTATCCCAAAACAAAGGCACAAGTTAGACAAAATAAGCTTAAACATAATTATACCAAAATAATGTTTCAAAGATCTAAGTCTCCGATGACTGAACATGAATTCAACAAAACAAGCAACAATAAACGGACATAAACGAACATATCATCGAACGTTCACAAATGCAATTCAACAAGCGTGATCTTTGTTTGTGTTCATTAATTTAGTTAATCAATTGAAGTTCCTTATTCatattcgttcatttattaaacgaacaaacgtaaacgaacttcccgtcAAACTGTGTGTTAAaagttcggttcatttacaagtCACAACCCTGCCTCTAGTTGTTTGCTAGGGGTTTGTGTTGCTTATAAAAATTGCATTAGAAAAAAAAGTTAGACGAGTTGATCTTGGACACCAATCACATATTTATTCTTGCCAAAAGACGTTATTCGTAACCCAAACACACCTAAAATCGTGTAATCTGAGTTTTACCCTTTATCTAAACGAGTTGACGGATTATAGTCAATTTGTAAACATGTAAAATGGGTTCAAGGTTTTGCCATGAATGGTAAACGAAAACGAGTTGATAACCCGACCTATTTAACAAAATAGGTTGTCCGATTTACTTAAACGGGTTAAATATGTCAACTCAAACACATTTCTTTAAAATAACCGGTTAAATAGATCAACTCAAACACAATCTCTTTATTAAACGAGTTATACATAAGaatctaaaaaatatattattttcattatattttcaaatattttgAATATAATAAAAAGATTACACAAAACCAAATTCTTATTTCAAATCAATTATAAACAAATAATCaataagaaattttagaaaatccattgGATGAAAGCTTTAGATGCACACCAGAatctttcttcttcatcgtcTTCTTAAACTGCTTCGATGCTGCTTTCAACACCTTCTTCCACCCCTGTTTCAATTCCATCAAAATCCCTCAAAATTCCAACCAAAATTCACACAATTAAaccaaaaaaattcaaaaacactcTTACCTTAACCCGAATCGGCGAAGAACACCCCGAATCCACACTCACATTCCCCGAATTCAAACAATTCAACCCCAATTGACCAAATCCCCTGTTTCTCATCCCCCTTTTCTTCACCCCCACAATCTTGTTTCCACAAAATTCGTTACCAATTTTGAAGCAATTGAACATACACGAGTCGAATTTCGTGTCGTTAACATTACCCGCATCGGTCTCTGTCTCTTCTTCATCGAACAAAAGCTTCCCCTGTTTCAAAGGCCGAACAGGGGACGAGGGTTTCGACGGGTGAGGGACCAACGGCGACCAGATCGCGCTCTGGGTGTAGTCGAAATCGAAAGCCGAGTTATCGGGGAACTTGCGTAGAAGCTCGTTCGACATTGATGAAAGCATGTATTCCACTACCTTCACTGTTGTAACTCCTGTGCCGTAGTAGCCGATCTCGTCGTTGTCGTTGTCGTCGTTGTTGGGTATGAGGGTTTGTGATTCTTCTTGTTGGGTGGTTTCGGTTTGTTTGATGTTGTTGAAGTTGAAGTTGAACTCCATTGTTGGTGGGTGTTGAGGGTTGATGATGGATGAATTGGAGGATAAAAGTAGCCGGTAAGAGGTAGATGACAAAAACTAGCCGTTGGAGAGATAATAGTATGAAACTTCGTTGACTGGTGAAAGTCAAAGTTAGAGATAATGGGCTTTTGATTTCGTTATAGTTGGGCTCCTGTGTAGCCCATCTTTTGAAGTTTTGAGGGCTTTGTTGTATTACTGAGGGGTGGAGGTACACAAACCGGGTATTTTTAATAACTGGTTTCGGTTATGGAATTGGTTTCGGTTTCTCATTTTAAGGGTTGGAATCGGTGCGGTTTCAGTTCCGGTTATTTGACGAAAAAACCATACCTATGTGCCTAGTTTTGGGTAGGATTTGGTTCCGGCTCCGGTTCTAAGA
It encodes:
- the LOC110911775 gene encoding uncharacterized protein LOC110911775 codes for the protein MEFNFNFNNIKQTETTQQEESQTLIPNNDDNDNDEIGYYGTGVTTVKVVEYMLSSMSNELLRKFPDNSAFDFDYTQSAIWSPLVPHPSKPSSPVRPLKQGKLLFDEEETETDAGNVNDTKFDSCMFNCFKIGNEFCGNKIVGVKKRGMRNRGFGQLGLNCLNSGNVSVDSGCSSPIRVKGWKKVLKAASKQFKKTMKKKDSGVHLKLSSNGFSKISY